The genomic window GCTATCGCATTTATACATCGCTCCTCCCCCTGCAAGTTTGGGTGCGATTTTCAAATAGATTCCAACTCCTGCTTGTCTTTGTGGAATCCCCCAAGGGCATACATCTCTACATTTTGCACCGCCAAAGCAATATTCATCATCAATTTTTACTGCGCCATTAGAATCCTTAGAAATCACGCCAAAGGGGCAGAGCTTCTGGCAAGTCGGGTCATCGCAGTGCATACAACGTCTAGGCACATATATGTCTCTATCCTCAACCTTTAGAGATTCCACATAAGTCCAATTATAAGGGGTTAAACGCTTAGCATTTGCTCTATCTTTGGAATAATCCTCATAGACCTTTCGCGGAAAATAATATGGAATCTCCGCTATTGGCTCGGGAAAATTTGTCGTATTTTTTGCTTTACACGCCTCAACACAAGCAGGAATCTCCCTATCTCTGCACCCATCGCACAATCCCAAATCTATAATGGAAGCCATTTTATATTGTGGTTGCTTAGAATCTGTAGATTGTGCCGCATTAACGCTTACAGCACTCACACTTGCCACGCCTAGAAATTTTAAAAAATTTCTACGCGATGTATTTGTCTGATTGTTTTGATTGGTTTCTTCCATAATTTTAACCTTGATTTAGCCTTAAAAATATGGAAGTATATAAAATTGCAAAGAAAATAAAAGTGATATTATCACATTTGCACTAAGCCCTACCCAAACATTCCATTAAAGTCATTTTCAATTTGAGTATATCTAGTGCAGCGGCAATTTGTCTGCGATGATGCGTAGCGTGGTAAAACAACGAAATAGAATAAAGCAATATAAATCTAAGCTATTATAAACAATATTTAATGTATCGTTAATGAGTTTTAATAGATGGAGGTTTGTAGATGAGGATTTTTGGTTTTGATATAGGCATTACAAGCATTGGTTGGGCATATGTAGAGAGCAATGAGCTTAAAGATTGTGGGGTGAGAATCTTTACCAAAGCAGAGAATCCAAAAAATGGAAAATCTTTGGCATTGCCTCGTAGAGAGGCACGGGGAGCTAGGCGTAGGTTAGCACGGAGAAAAGCTAGGCTTAATGCAATTAAAAGGCTGCTTTGCAAAGAGTTTGGGCTAAATGTAAGTGATTATTTTGCAAATGATGGGGAATTACCAAAGGCATACGAGACAACCAAAGATACCAAAAGCCCCTATGAATTGCGCTCTCTTGCTTTGGAGCAAAAGTTAGAGCCTAAAGAGTTAGCAAGAGTGATTTTACACATTGCTAAACATCGCGGCTATGGGAACAAACACGCAAAAACAGGAAGCGATAAAGATTCTGGAAAGGTGCTAAGTGCGATTAAAGTAAATGAAACAGCTATGAAAGATAAGTATCAAAGCGTAGGTGAATATCTCTATAAAGAATTTTATCAAAAGCTAAGATTAGAAAGTGAGAAAAAAGGTAACAATATTACAAAAGAGTTTAAAAATGTGCGCAATAAGGGCGAAAATTACGAGCATTGCGTGGCACAAGAGCAAGTAAGGGCAGAGTTAGAGCTCATCTTTGCAAAGCAAAAAGACTTTGGGGCAACTTTTAGCGAAAATTTTGAATCACAAATCATAGAAACAGCCTTTTACCAAAGGGATTTAAAAAGTTTTGAAGATAAAGTCGGCAAATGTGTGTTTTATGAAAATGAAAATCGCGCACCCAAAGATTCCTTAAGTGCTATGGAGTTTGTCGCGCTCACGCGTATTATCAATACTTTAAAAAATCTTGAGGAGAAAAGTAAGAATCTTGGTATTGGTGAAGTGTATGGGAAAGATAAGATTCAAGAGAT from Helicobacter typhlonius includes these protein-coding regions:
- a CDS encoding 4Fe-4S dicluster domain-containing protein, which gives rise to MEETNQNNQTNTSRRNFLKFLGVASVSAVSVNAAQSTDSKQPQYKMASIIDLGLCDGCRDREIPACVEACKAKNTTNFPEPIAEIPYYFPRKVYEDYSKDRANAKRLTPYNWTYVESLKVEDRDIYVPRRCMHCDDPTCQKLCPFGVISKDSNGAVKIDDEYCFGGAKCRDVCPWGIPQRQAGVGIYLKIAPKLAGGGAMYKCDSCADLLAKNQKPACEVQCPKKAIIFGDREEILQKARALAQAYKGEKQGTFIYGDKQNGGTSTFYVSPVSFEQIQESLNQKHNFTQEQPQKMGIPHMNLAIKNFVSEDSALIKSVLLAPVAGVIAGGIAVAMANRTDKKERK